In the genome of Triticum urartu cultivar G1812 chromosome 5, Tu2.1, whole genome shotgun sequence, one region contains:
- the LOC125510084 gene encoding vacuolar protein sorting-associated protein 60.1-like, whose translation DSQSQGPSLAIQSKPSTSRGSSIRPISRAEEEGATKKIFGAKKSQDPPPSIQDATDRIYKRGDTVYEKIKKLDAELARYKEQIKKTRPGPAQEAVKARAMRILNQRKMDLLSNLMWGTILVSFGSLTHLRQNGSSAMKQLCFLFSTLL comes from the exons GATAGTCAATCCCAGGGACCCTCGCTAGCAATCCAATCGAAGCCATCAACCTCGAGAGGCAGTTCGATTCGACCGATCTCGCGCGCCGAGGAGGAGGGAGCGACGAAGAAGATCTTCGGGGCCAAGAAGAGCCAGGACCCGCCGCCGTCCATCCAGGACGCCACCGACCGG ATATACAAGCGGGGGGACACGGTGTACGAGAAGATCAAGAAGCTAGACGCGGAGCTGGCGCGCTACAAGGAGCAGATCAAGAAGACCAGGCCTGGACCCGCGCAGGAGGCCGTCAAGGCGCGCGCCATGAGGATCCTCAACCAGCGCAAGAT GGACTTGCTAAGCAATCTTATGTGGGGCACAATACTGGTGTCGTTCGGAAGTCTAACTCACCTGCGGCAAAACGGCAGCAGTGCCATGAAGCAGCTCTGTTTCTTGTTCTCTACTCTACTTTGA
- the LOC125510085 gene encoding DNA polymerase delta subunit 4, whose protein sequence is MASTGVKDFYRQKKKGGAGKTSASSKKKTQNYTGGASVGASNKAQTAALISHGSLDLKDDFSEQEEQLRQFDMDMKFGPCIGVNRLQRWERASAMGLQPPPHLHDLLARASSGNNRNNGGPSPECLWEGKI, encoded by the exons ATGGCTTCTACTGGCGTGAAAGATTTCTACCGGCAGAAGAAGAAAGGAGGTGCCGGCAAAACTTCAGCATCTTCCAAGAAGAAAACACAGAATTACACTGGAGGGGCCTCTGTTGGGGCTTCAAATAAGGCTCAGACAGCAGCACTAATTTCTCACGGATCCTTAGACCTCAAAG ATGATTTCAGTGAGCAAGAGGAGCAGCTGCGGCAGTTTGACATGGACATGAAGTTTGGCCCATGCATCGGTGTCAACCGGCTTCAGCGCTGGGAGCGTGCTTCCGCCATGGGCCTCCAGCCACCGCCCCACCTTCATGATCTCCTAGCGCGTGCCTCCTCCGGAAACAACCGCAACAACGGCGGCCCCTCCCCTGAGTGCCTCTGGGAGGGTAAGATCTAG
- the LOC125510086 gene encoding probable 1-acylglycerol-3-phosphate O-acyltransferase yields MRRAAAAATTRIRIGMAAEEVRQASAAATAAEAASASVPAPAGSRWARVWPSALRWIPTSTERIIAAEKRLLSILKTGYVQEQVNIGSAPPGSKVKWFRSSSDEPRFINTVTFDSKENAPTLVMVHGYGASQGFFFRNFDALASRFRVIAIDQLGWGGSSRPDFDCRSTEETEAWFIDSFEEWRKAKNLSNFILLGHSFGGYVAAKYALQHPEHVQHLILVGSAGFSSETDHSSEWLTKFRATWKGMLVNHLWESNFTPQRIVRGLGPWGPDLVRRYTTARFGSHSTGELLTENESSLLTDYIYHTLAAKASGELCLKHIFSLGAFARKPLLHSASDWKVPTTFIYGHDDWMNYQGAQQARKDMKVPCEIIRVPQGGHFVFIDNPVGFHSAIFYACRKFLSGDAEEGLSLPDGLISA; encoded by the exons ATGCGCCgggcagccgccgccgccaccaccaggATCAGGATCGGGATGGCGGCGGAGGAGGTCAGGCAGGCGTCCGCGGCCGCCACGGCGGCCGAGGCCGCGTCCGCGTCGGTGCCGGCCCCCGCGGGCTCCCGGTGGGCGCGGGTCTGGCCCTCCGCGCTGCGCTGGATCCCCACCTCCACGGAACGCATCATCGCCGCAGAGAAGCGACTCCTCTCCATCCTCAA AACTGGGTATGTCCAAGAACAAGTTAACATTGGCTCTGCTCCACCTGGGTCAAAAGTAAAATGGTTTAGATCATCAAGTGATGAGCCAAGGTTCATCAATACAGTGACATTTGATAGCAAGGAGAATGCTCCCACCCTTGTCATGGTCCATGGTTATGGTGCGTCACAGGGGTTCTTCTTTAGAAACTTTGATGCCCTTGCAAGCCGTTTCCGGGTGATTGCCATTGACCAGCTTGG TTGGGGTGGATCAAGCAGACCTGACTTTGACTGTAGAAGTACTGAAG AAACCGAGGCTTGGTTCATAGATTCTTTTGAGGAATGGCGCAAAGCAAAAAACCTCAGTAATTTTATATTGCTTGGTCATTCTTTCGGAGGATATGTTGCGGCAAAGTATGCCTTACAG CATCCTGAACATGTTCAGCACTTGATTTTGGTTGGTTCTGCTGGCTTTTCGTCAGAAACAGATCATAGTTCTGAGTGGTTAACCAAGTTCCGTGCAACGTGGAAAGGCATGCTAGTAAACCATCTTTGGGAGTCCAATTTCACTCCTCAGAGAATTGTGAG AGGATTAGGTCCTTGGGGCCCAGATTTAGTTCGGAGATATACCACTGCTAGGTTTGGCTCACATTCAACAGGTGAATTACTAACAGAAAACGAGTCCTCCTTGCTGACAG ATTACATTTACCACACTTTAGCTGCCAAAGCTAGTGGAGAGCTGTGCTTAAAACATATTTTTTCCTTGGGGGCATTTGCAAGGAAACCACTTCTGCACAG TGCATCCGACTGGAAAGTGCCAACTACTTTCATATATGGTCATGACGATTGGATGAATTACCAAGGGGCGCAGCAAGCACGCAAGGACATGAAAGTTCCTTGCGAAATCATCAGAGTCCCACAG GGAGGACATTTTGTGTTTATAGATAACCCTGTGGGTTTCCACTCGGCGATCTTCTACGCGTGCCGGAAATTTTTATCTGGAGATGCAGAGGAGGGTCTCTCTCTTCCTGATGGCTTGATATCTGCATGA